In Eublepharis macularius isolate TG4126 chromosome 4, MPM_Emac_v1.0, whole genome shotgun sequence, the following are encoded in one genomic region:
- the LOC129327162 gene encoding uncharacterized protein LOC129327162, with protein sequence MASQRELVLLMAQLVGFMVQSTMILCQAHLRSLRWRRRAAARLFLSSEKPAVSVSCSGKRRRRRIRERWHALASMKVPRRFWAYDRSRDWWERIVLTTWDDGQWLECFRMDRETFMDLVSVLRRRLERQRTNMREPVSAEQRVAVTLWFLATGACYRVAGDQFGMGASTVATTVLEVCEAMEVELLSKTVCLGSEVGKIMDGFAALGFPHCIGAIDGTHIPISAPGSSPEQYGNRKMFSSMLLQGTVDHTGRFMDVEIGWSGKNHDAFVFKNSCICAAMDTGTFVPGNPTLNLNGVSVPPIILSDGAYPMRPWLMKPYGKLAVSRREHHFDRCLSRSRNQMEKSFGRLKGRWQCLLHRLKAREENLVTIITACVILHNICEARGQQFLGELRDPSPVMLPEEGVESLDNNQTLLEGGKLVRDALAAFMESQMRRQ encoded by the exons ATGGCCTCACAGAGAGAACTTGTTCTTCTGATGGCACAGCTGGTTGGTTTCATGGTGCAGAGCACGATGATACTGTGCCAGGCACACCTGCGATCCCTTCGCTGGAGGAGAAGAGCGGCTGCAAGACTGTTCCTTTCCTCAGAAAAACCTGCCGTATCTGTCAGCTGCAGTGGGAAGCGAAGAAGGAGGAGGATCCGCGAACGTTGGCATGCCCTAGCCAGCATGAAGGTTCCCAGAAGATTTTGGGCATATGATCGCAGTCGGGATTGGTGGGAAAGAATCGTTCTAACCACTTGGGACGACGGCCAGTGGCTAGAGTGTTTCCGCATGGACAGGGAAACTTTCATGGACCTGGTCAGCGTCCTCCGCCGTAGACTGGAGCGTCAGCGCACAAACATGAGGGAACCTGTGTCGGCGGAGCAGCGCGTTGCGGTGACACTTTGGTTTTTGGCAACTGGTGCGTGTTACCGCGTGGCTGGGGATCAATTCGGTATGGGAGCATCCACGGTTGCAACCACCGTTTTGGAGGTCTGTGAAGCAATGGAAGTGGAACTTCTCTCAAAGACTGTTTGCCTGGGATCGGAGGTCGGCAAG ATAATGGATGGATTCGCTGCACTGGGTTTCCCTCACTGCATAGGGGCCATCGATGGAACCCACATTCCGATCAgtgcacctggcagcagccccgagCAATATGGGAACAGGAAAATGTTCTCATCTATGTTGCTGCAGGGAACCGTGGACCATACCGGTCGATTCATGGACGTGGAAATCGGTTGGAGTGGCAAGAACCATGATGCGTTTGTATTCAAAAACTCTTGCATTTGTGCAGCCATGGACACAGGAACTTTTGTCCCAGGAAACCCAACGTTGAACTTGAACGGGGTTTCTGTCCCACCCATAATACTCTCTGATGGTGCATATCCCATGCGCCCATGGCTGATGAAGCCCTATGGAAAGCTTGCTGTCTCCCGAAGAGAGCATCATTTTGACCGTTGCCTCTCGAGATCCAGGAACCAGATGGAAAAGAGTTTTGGCCGATTGAAGGGGCGCTGGCAATGTCTTCTTCACAGACTCAAGGCCAGGGAGGAGAACCTGGTTACAATTATAACAGCATGCGTGATCCTCCACAACATATGCGAGGCAAGGGGACAGCAGTTCCTTGGGGAATTGAGAGATCCCTCGCCCGTCATGCTGCCTGAAGAAGGGGTTGAATCGCTGGACAACAACCAGACTTTACTGGAGGGAGGGAAGTTGGTTAGAGATGCTCTGGCTGCATTTATGGAGTCGCAGATGAGGCGCCAGTAG